In a genomic window of Theropithecus gelada isolate Dixy chromosome 15, Tgel_1.0, whole genome shotgun sequence:
- the LOC112608082 gene encoding ficolin-1, with protein MELSGATMAQGLAVLLALLLHVKDLPAQAADTCPEVKVVGLEGSDKLTILRGCPGLPGAPGPKGEAGANGKGGERGLPGAPGKAGPVGPKGDRGEKGMRGEKGDAGQSQSCATGPRTCKDLLDRGHFLSGWYTIYLTNCRLLAVLCDMDTDGGGWTVFQRRMDGSVDFYRDWAAYKQGFGSRLGEFWLGNDNIHALTAQGSSELRVDLVDFEGNRQFAKYRSFKVAGEAEKYKLVLGAFVEGSAGNSLGAHNNHFFSTKDQDNDVSSSNCAVKFQGAWWYADCHASNLNGLYLRGPHESYANGINWSAGKGYSYSYKVSEMKVRPA; from the exons ATGGAGCTGAGTGGAGCCACCATGGCCCAGGGACTCGCTGTTCTACTAGCCTTGCTCCTGCATGTCAAGGACCTGCCTGCCCAGGCTGCTGACACCTGTCCAG AGGTGAAGGTGGTGGGCCTGGAGGGTTCTGACAAGCTCACCATTCTCCGAGGCTGCCCGGGACTGCCCGGGGCTCCAGGGCCAAAAGGAGAGGCAGGTGCCAATGGAAAGGGAG GAGAACGCGGTCTCCCTGGAGCCCCTGGAAAGGCGGGACCAGTGGGACCCAAAG GAGACCGAGGAGAGAAGGGGATGCGTGGAGAGAAAG GAGATGCTGGGCAGTCTCAGTCTTGTGCGACAG GTCCACGCACCTGCAAGGACCTACTAGACCGAGGGCacttcctgagtggctggtacACCATCTACCTGACCAACTGCCGGCTGCTGGCTGTGCTCTGTGACATGGACACGGACGGAGGCGGCTGGACC GTTTTCCAGCGGAGGATGGATGGCTCCGTGGACTTCTACCGGGACTGGGCCGCGTACAAGCAGGGCTTCGGCAGTCGTCTGGGGGAGTTCTGGCTGGGGAACGACAACATCCACGCCCTGACCGCCCAGG GAAGCAGCGAGCTCCGTGTAGACCTGGTGGACTTTGAGGGCAATCGCCAGTTTGCTAAGTACAGATCATTCAAGGTGGCCGGCGAGGCGGAGAAGTACAAGCTCGTACTGGGAGCCTTTGTCGAGGGCAGTGCGG GTAATTCTCTAGGGGCCCACAACAACCACTTCTTCTCCACCAAAGACCAAGACAACGATGTGAGTTCTTCAAACTGTGCTGTGAAGTTCCAGGGAGCCTGGTGGTACGCCGACTGTCATGCTTCAAACCTGAATGGTCTCTACCTCAGAGGACCCCACGAGAGCTATGCCAACGGCATCAACTGGAGTGCGGGAAAGGGGTACAGCTATAGCTACAAGGTGTCGGAGATGAAGGTGCGGCCCGCCTAG